The genomic DNA ttaacgagctgaacacatatgtgttcaagcttgtttgtttagcttaacgagctgttcaagcttgtttgtttagttaatcttatgtatattgaacgaacataaacaagctcttaccaagccgaacaccaagcttgttcacgaacgcttggttcatttacagccctaccctcggatgggtctagtggctagcgcatgaggtgttgccacaatgaggtctggggttcgaatctaggcaaagccgaggtaaatgtctcccttatgtgctagtcactattccaaaggctagtagccacccgtgatttacctcctccgtgttggccctgtgacgggttggcggaggcgctgggggcgagcgtattcgccttttgctacAAGGAATGGGTGGTTGAGATCAAATTCCTACCTTTTCTTATCCTTGAGGAAGCATAGTAGCAAAGGTGGCTAGGGCTTTTGATTTGTTCACATTTTCTCCTCCTGCACGCCCGACGCCCCCTTTCCCCTGCTCTCGATCGAAAACGACGAGTCCGACGATGATAGCTTCTGGTGGATTTGCAAAGACGATGACCATCGGGCAGCACCGGAGTGGTAACTTCAGCGAGGCTCTTCTTCTCATCCCTCACACATCCGGTCGGGCCCTCCTATGCTAAAATAAGAGAATATTCTCTGGTGAGTAGATGATATTCTCTAATAAGTTATTACGATTCCCTAATAATGTTGTCTCCTAAAGTAGATCAGGTCGACTCTAGGTCTAGGTGGATATATGCTGAGAAACTTGCATAGGAGAAGTGGGAAGCTAAGCCTCATATATTCGACCGGCTCTAGGGTTCGACCGACTGTATGCTGAGAATCTTACATTGAAAAAGTGGGGAGTCGTGCCTCATAAACCCGACCGGCTCTGTGACTAACTGACTTTATTCTATGTGTTTGGCATTAAAGAGTGGGGAGCCAAGTCCCGGTGAAAATGACTTGTTCAGTTAcacatattttaattttgatcgtTATCTCAtcttgattttaattgttataTCATCTTGACCATGAGTTCTATATTATTTCTAGGTCCGCGCACAACGTACCGAATCAAtagatttctaatttaatttgtaTTGTACCTCCATTAGATCACATGAAGGCTACAAGATGAACTAATGCAATTGTATATACCAGCTTTTATTTTGTCTTCTTCCTACTATCGATGCACACATGGCTTTGCCAGAGCATTCGGCTGCCTGGCCCGTTTCATTTTCCTCAACATCAAATCCACTCCTCTCGCTCTATCTGCTTCGCCTAAAAAAATTAAACACGCCACAGCTCATCCATCTACTTCACCTAGCTGAGCAGATCTACATTATTCAATGATGAAAAGagcagagagagagaaaaaaaacagGGGAACATAGTAAAATATGAGCCCTGCTAGCTCATGGGGTTATCAAGGAAACAGACTGTTCACAATGTAATATCTTTAAACTTCAGAGTTAACAGCTTTTTGCACATCTCAGTGTGTGTGTATCTTATACATGCTGCCTAGCTATTCAATGTTGAGAGGAAGATTTAGCCATCAATCATTTTAGCGTTATATTATTTTTGTCAGGGGAAAAAAAGGTGGATACAGAAATCAATTATTTGACAAACTTTGCTGAGCTGTGTGACCTGAAAGTGTTCTATCTTGGCCAGGCATCAGTGATTCAGTATGCATCTTTTACAGGGACAAAAATCCAaagaagtaaaaaaataataataataataaaaagaagggAATCAATAATTAAGATTGATCAATAAAGAAGTCTCAAATTCCAAACAGAAGAAGCAGTATAAATAGAAGGGAGGGATGATGACTGATTCTTGCATTGGATGAAGGTGAGTTGTGCAGGATGGAGAAGCAGGGCACGTGCATTACTTTATACCATTCACCATTTTTCATTCTGTTTTCGTTTTTAGTATGAGTTGATCCCAAATATTGAACATATACATGGATTGTTCTTCATGTGCTCATCTTCTCCATCATGCCTAGCTCTCCTGCAAATTAAGCGAAGAGTAAAGTGGCAATTTATATTTGAAACAGATAAATACACTTAGGGCTTCACATTGGTAAGCTGGTTATTTTGAGACTATCGATCATGCTTCTCTCATCTTTAATTCCTAGTAAATCTTTATTTCTATTTGGTCTGCTTATGTCTTTCTCATTTTCTCCGGACTTATATAAGATGCAGTTTGAAATTTATCGTTGGATTTATAATATTTTCCGTTTTCATGAATATGTTCTGTGTGAAATCCCCTCCTTTTGGCTGAGATTGATTGTTTTTGGTGGTGTGTTTGGTACTCCATAAAGAACATTCAAATCTGCAAAAATGATCTGTAATATAAGTTCGACCCTTTTGACTGTCGAGATAAAAGAAATCCTGCTTGTATTTGATGAAAAATACTACAAATGATCTGTACATGGAAAAGTCCACATCATAGGTTAATATGAACACCCACATAAAGATGTTTTTAAAGTGTGATTGAACTCTCTCTCTCTCAGTCACAGAATGTCTTCTTGATttatcttctttttctttcttcaaaAAGGAGAGGCAGAAGGACAGTTGATGTGCCCAATCAAAGTTATGGAGTGCAAAATTTGTGCACGCAAATGGGAGTAAAGGGCATGCTGGACATCATTCCTCCTGAACACATCATGAGTATTTGTTTAAGCTAACACTGAAGTATCTATAATCTTCTGTTAATCACTGCCGTGATTATGATAATTGTACACAGAATCATCTATAAATCTTCATAATGGCCAAAAAGGAACCACATATCAAGATTGCACTCCATTCATTTTGCCACCGTCACCTTCTCAGCCCCCATAAATTCACCACCAGCCCATTTCCGCCACCTCCACATTCATTCCTCAACcatgtccttttcttcttcttcttcacttcaaTGGCTGAGTTTGGTCGCCACTATATGGCTCCAAATCTTCAATGGACCCAACACCGACTTCCCGGTGTACTCGTCGGAGCTCAAGGACCTCAAGTCCATCTCCCAAGTCGGCATCAACTTCCTCGCCTTTGCCTCCGATGCTGGGAAGCTCTTCGGCTGGTTTTCCGGCCTCGCGGCCATCTACCTTCCCCCGTGGTCGGTCGCTGCCACCGGGGCCGCCCTCGGGCTACTGGGGTACGGCCTGCAATTCCTCCTCCTAGACCACCCAAAGTTTTCCTACGCCCACATCTTCGCGCTCACCGCGGTGGCCGGCAACGGCATTTGCTGGATCAACACCGCATGCTACCTCGTCTGTATCAAGAACTTCGCCGCCGATAGCCGCCGCGTCGCCGTCGGCCTCTCCACGAGCTACGTGGGACTGAGCGCCAAGGTGTTCACGGTCATGGCCGGTGCAATATTCTACCGAAAGTCACACCACAAGGCCAAGCACTACCTCCTCCTCAATTCCATCGCCCCTGTTTTAGTTTCTCTCATCGTGGCACCCTTCATGAGGTTCATTCTTCCCTGCAAAAGCGTTTCAAATTTGAGCCTCGGATTCATAGCCATGTTCACGATCACATTAGCGACCGGAATTTCCGCAATAATTGGCACCATCGGATCGACTTCCCAAGGCTTCGCTAGAGAGTACTCTTTAAGCCTTGGTGTTCTATTAGCCTCGCCTTTGGTGGTGCCGGTTGCCATGAAATTTAAGCATGCCATGGAAGAGACCTTGCGGAACGAGAAGGAGAATAGAATTCATGATCTCGACGACGCTGAAACCGGGGAGATAATTGAGGACCTGCAGGTGAAAGAAGAGGACGACGACAAGGAAGAATCAGAGGAGGGAGTTGGCGGCGTTCAAATTCTAAGAAAGGTGGACTTTTGGTTGTACTTTTCCAGCTACTTGTTCAGCGCAACTCTTGGCTTGGTCTTCTTAAACAACCTGGGACAGATCGCCGAGTCCCGTGGACTTCCACGAGAGGAGACCTCCACCTTGGTCTCCTTGTCCTCCTCCTTCGGTTTCTTCGGCCGTCTCTTTCCGTTTCTGATCGACTACTACTCCTCGAAGTGAGCTCATCCACTTCAACGATTCGATCCTTTTTAATTCGATCGACCGATACTGAATTATCATCTCTTCTTGCGATTAATATAATGTTTCAGAAGGAGCTACGTGATTTCAAGGCCGGCATCGATGGCAACTCTCATGGCCCCGATGGCAGTGGCCTTCTTCGTCCTCTCCAACCCGACTAGGCTGTCATTGTACATGAGCACGGCAGTCATCGGAGCGTTCACCGGCGCAATCACTTCGATCGCGGTCTCCGCTACCACCGAGCTATTCGGGACCAAACACTTCGGCATCAACCACAACATCGTCGTCGCCAACATTCCTCTGGGCTCCTTCGTGTTTGGGTACCTCGCGGCTCTACTTTATCAAAGAGGAAGCGAAGAAGGGAGCCGTAGTTGCAGAGGCACTGCTTGCTACGGCAAGACCTTCCTCATTTGGGGCACCACTTGCTCCTTGGGATCACTTCtctgcacaattttgtacgtgaGAACAAGAAAAGTTCGCTGAAAAACGAATATAAAGCCATACGTATATAACTTTTACAACTCCCTGCTCGATCGCAGATTGCACATACTGTTAATTAATTATGGCAAGTTGAATTCATTGATCTTGTGATGAATCTTGCTCTTGTTTGTTAGTGCTGGAACTCATGCATCATCTGTAAATATTGTTCTGTCGATTTGCGCTACTCAGATCTTCAATAAATTATGAAATGGTTGTACGTACTCCTGTCAAGCTGTCTCTGGATCTATGCCGTAATTTGGTTGGATTATTAATGGCTGCCTTTAATGTTCTAGCTAGGCTGGTGCATTTACTGTTCATCAGAATACATTATTGTTTACAGGAACGGAATTTAACTGATATTGATATGTAACTAAATATGATTAGACGATGGAAAGAGAATGTACTCGAAGGTAGCTATGTCACTAGTTCGATTATTTTCTAAACGCATATCATAAAACACATGATTCGTGTCATTAGTTGTGTTTCAATGACTCTCAAGTAGATTATAATTTCACGCAATTGTGATCTGTCAATATGAACTAATCCTTATCATTTCGACCACTTGTGGTGGTGATATTTTAAAGTTGCGGGAGATTAATAAAGAGAaagaattttttaattgatttatgtAAAAAAAATTCGAATAGTGCTATTATTTAATAGATTAAATTCTGTAATGAATATTACAAAAGGAAGACCAACACTATTTTGGAAGTACTTGCGGGAGATTAAAGTTGTATTTTGGAAGTACTTGCAGGAGAAAATGTATTTATCGATCATGTATTTATCgagcgtatatatatatatatatatatatattaatgaatTGTCAAGAGATCGTCATGAAAATACTAACTGAGCAAAGCTTCTCGATACGTACCAGCAGATCCATGAATGGAAGGTCGAAAATATGAAGTCAGCATGGCATAATCCTGAGgcaataatcaatcaaatctaTATATTTGAAGAAATATTTCTTTTGGAGCCATTGATGAATAGATTGAGGTGACGGCACAATTATCGAAACACTTGAGCCACATAAAAAATAAGGCCCCTAAAAGTGCGTGCCTGCACatctcattattattattattatttcattttcataaattttaaaaattataataattgtaGTGGTAATAATTTAACAattattaaaatacttttaaatggTATATTATATATGCTCGGCTTAGATTTGTTCCATAATTAAATATGATAACTGAATAAAATAATTGTAATATTTATTATTACCAAATTGTTACAATTTACTTTTACCAATTTATGGTAAAAGCTCTTTTAATTCTATATGTGGATAATTAACAATATAAAAAGTACATACTTTAAATATATTTAGTTCATCCCAAATTAATAAACTCTTCCAAAATCTCAATTTTAAAATGTTACACTCGTTTCTAACATTCCCGTTAACCCATCTCAACATCAATacggaagaaaaaaatgaaaaggcCAAACTCTCAAGCTACATCGATATATCAACATCTATAGATTAATCTCCTCAATTAAACCATGCATCAGCATCTATGGCTAACTTTTCTAGCTCCCAAAGCCTATTCTAAGCTTCTTAAATTTTCTCTACTTTAAGCTCTCCAAAGTTCCTGTTCCAACTCTCTAAGAGTACGTTTGattaaagattatttttaataattttgattatcCATTTAAGAATATCAATGAAAATCTTGTTTAATTTAGATAATCGATGATTTTCGAATAATATTTCATGTTCGACACGTCAGTAAAAAAATACGTACAACTCGGAATAGGAAAATCTAGGAAAACTGAGGTTTTTTTTGTTTCCGGATTAAAAAATTTTTTTACGAAAAATATCCTTCGataaaagaaaaacataaaaatagaaaaatagaaaaaaaaacgtaaaaaataaaaaaaaacatttaaaaaataaaaaaaatttaaaaaacgcataaaaaatattaaaaaatctataaaaaaataaaaatattaaaaaaaaatgtaaaaatataaaaactaaaaataaaaaaacgtaaaaataggaaaaacataaaaaaaattaaaaaaacttttaaaataaaaaacgtaaaaaataataaaaataaaattttgaaaatttgaaaaacgtaaaaaacaaaaaagaaaaaaaaatgcaagaaaggaaaaaaaaataaaaaaacacataaaaataaaaaaataaagaacaagtaaaaattttttaaaaaaaaagtagagtttaaaaataataataataataataataataataataataatattattattattatgtatgatatattttgtaactgaggataatatagtaaaatattaaattaggttatttattaaaattttcaaataaataagtttttattgtATTAGCTAAATTGAactaaacaacatttggttatattttatttcccATAATCTTGGTCATGTGATTATTTGGTAATTACATAACCAAGATTGTAGATGATAACTTAAACTAAATGCACCATAAGTCCTTTAACTTAGCCTGTATAGTTATTAGTCGTTAATAAATATAGTAAACATTCATTATTCATAGAGACTAGTAATCATGTACACACATTACGtatgtaatataatgcatgaatatgcataaattatataaaataaatatttactttaGGTAATTAAACAATATTATCAATGCTAGTATAATTTATTCTACAAAAATCttaatctaaaaataaaatagaaattaagttaTTCATCATATCTTAAGTTATGTAGCGAGAATATCTTATATCAATCGAAGAATCGATAAGATACGACAGAGATGGATAGATGtgactatgatttttttttcaaagaatcGATGAGATATAGATGGATTAATGTGGTTTTATCGATATACAAAAGAGCCTAAACAGATGGATTGATGCGTAGTGATATATAAAGGATAAGAAGGAAAAAGCTATAGGAAAAATTAGAGAGGGGGAGGGGACGAGAGAATGATATAGAATCGATGGGGATTGAGGTAGCGAGAATAAGCAATGCAGATAATAGAAATTGGGTTATGCGTATGTGATTTAAGAAGGATAAGAAGTTGAAATTTCTAATAAGTCGGTATGAAAAGAAAAATGGATATAAATGTAACCTAATTTTAAGTTTCACCTAATCAATTGAGAGTTATTTATTAAAGGGTTCAAATTCGTAATTAAAGTAATATTAATAGAGATTGATGCGATGATAATCAGATAATGGGGTCCAATTAAGTATGGGTCAAAGGATGGAAATAGCagctgacgtggaggtcaaagtcaaggagatTAATGCAGACAACCAACGGGCTCACCAAAGGAGGGACGAGTGGAGCTCTCCTACAGTGGCCGATCGGGCATGAACCGCCTGACTGGCAAAGGCTGGTCCAAACAGAACGCCCGTACAACCAAGATTATCAGACACTCATCATGGAGCAGAAGGAACGTTGGGACAACCAAAGCGTTAGTTCGGTTGAGCGAAAACATGCTAATGAGTCGAGTCACCATAGGGAAGAGTAGCTGAGTTCGTCCGAGCGAAGGAGTTTCCAGCCGAGCAACTATTTCGCTCGGTCGAGTAGAGGGATCATTGATGTATCTCTTAATATCCTTCTGGGAGATAATGCCGCTACACAAGGCATGGTCAACAAGCGGATCATACgacagaagcttctactgtcttatcagggatatgcatgccagATACAGATGCATTTTCCTAAGAAGTCCTTTGATAGGATAAATTGGAGAACGTGCTCATGCCTCGAGGAGCATGCACGTTGTCTACTAGGGCACTATATAAAGAAGGGTTCATGTACTAGCGGAGGTACGCATTATTTACTATTCACACTTGTGCTCACTATTGCTCCGTCTTCTTCCCTCTTtctagtgactgacttgagcgtcagaggaccaACATCGGAGACTTCTTTTCTAACTCGACACTGATATTTCTTATATTGTAGAATAGAGTATGATCTATATCGAGTCAATACATTCTCAGTTTAGGTATCTTCTC from Zingiber officinale cultivar Zhangliang chromosome 4A, Zo_v1.1, whole genome shotgun sequence includes the following:
- the LOC121969537 gene encoding protein NUCLEAR FUSION DEFECTIVE 4-like, yielding MSFSSSSSLQWLSLVATIWLQIFNGPNTDFPVYSSELKDLKSISQVGINFLAFASDAGKLFGWFSGLAAIYLPPWSVAATGAALGLLGYGLQFLLLDHPKFSYAHIFALTAVAGNGICWINTACYLVCIKNFAADSRRVAVGLSTSYVGLSAKVFTVMAGAIFYRKSHHKAKHYLLLNSIAPVLVSLIVAPFMRFILPCKSVSNLSLGFIAMFTITLATGISAIIGTIGSTSQGFAREYSLSLGVLLASPLVVPVAMKFKHAMEETLRNEKENRIHDLDDAETGEIIEDLQVKEEDDDKEESEEGVGGVQILRKVDFWLYFSSYLFSATLGLVFLNNLGQIAESRGLPREETSTLVSLSSSFGFFGRLFPFLIDYYSSKRSYVISRPASMATLMAPMAVAFFVLSNPTRLSLYMSTAVIGAFTGAITSIAVSATTELFGTKHFGINHNIVVANIPLGSFVFGYLAALLYQRGSEEGSRSCRGTACYGKTFLIWGTTCSLGSLLCTILYVRTRKVR